DNA sequence from the Candidatus Neomarinimicrobiota bacterium genome:
CGGCTGGATCAACTCCCGGCGCGACCACGGCGGCCTGATCTTCATCGACCTGCGCGACCGCTACGGCAAGACCCAGGTGGTCTTCGATGAAGGCCGAACGCCAGAGGCCTTCGAAAGGGCCAAAAAATTGGGTATGGAGGACGTGATTGCCGTGCGGGGGACGGTGGTGCCCCGGCCGGAGGAGAGCCTCAATCCCGACCTGCCCACCGGCGAGATCGACGTGCAGTGCCGGGAGCTGGAGGTGCTCAACGAGAGCGAGCCGCTGCCGTTCCTGGTGACCGACCGCCAGAGCGCCCTGGAGGAGCAGCGCCTCACCTATCGCTTCCTGGAGCTGCGCACGGAGGAGCTGCAGCGCAACCTCATCGCTCGCAGCCGCATCTATAAGGTGGTCAGGGACTATTTCGCCGAGCAGGATTTTGTGGAGATCGAGACTCCCGCCCTGATGAAGTCCACGCCGGAGGGGGCGCGGGATTACCTGGTGCCCAGCCGCCTGCATCACGGACGCTTCTACGCCCTGCCCCAGTCGCCCCAGACCTACAAGCAGCTGCTGATGATCGCCGGCTTCGACCGCTACATCCAGATCGTGAAGTGCTTCCGGGACGAGGACCTGCGGGCCGACCGCCAACCTGAGTTCACCCAGATCGACCTGGAGATGTCCTTCGTGGACGAGGAGGATGTCTACGTCGTCGTGGAGGGGCTCATCCGCCGCCTGTACCAAGAGCTTCACGGCCTCCAGCTGCCGGAGCGGTTCCCCCGCTTCACCTACCAGGAAGCCCTGGAGCGCTGCGGCACCGACAGCCCTGATCTGCGCTACGAGCTGGAGCTGCAGGAGTTCGCCCCCTTCGTCGAGCGGTCCGATTTCAATACTTTCAAGGAGGTGCTGGCGGAGGGGGGTCGGTTGAAGGCCCTGGCGGTGCCGGGCGGGGCGGACTACAGCCGCAAGGACATCGACGGCCTGACCAACCTGGTCACCGAATACCACCGGGCCAAAGGGCTGGCCTGGATGAAGGCTGCCGGCAGCGGCCTGGAGGGGGGCATCGCCAAATTCTTCCCCGCAGACCTGCAGCAGGAGATCATCACCGGGCTGGGCCTCAAGGAAGGCGACCTGCTGCTCATGATCGGCGACCGGGAGGAGGTGGCCCTGCCGGCCCTGGGGGCCCTGCGCGAGGAAATCGCCCGGCGTGACGGACTGATCAGGGAGAAGGAAGTGTGTCCCGTGTGGGTCGTGGGCTTCCCCCTGCTGGAGTACGACGA
Encoded proteins:
- the aspS gene encoding aspartate--tRNA ligase yields the protein GWINSRRDHGGLIFIDLRDRYGKTQVVFDEGRTPEAFERAKKLGMEDVIAVRGTVVPRPEESLNPDLPTGEIDVQCRELEVLNESEPLPFLVTDRQSALEEQRLTYRFLELRTEELQRNLIARSRIYKVVRDYFAEQDFVEIETPALMKSTPEGARDYLVPSRLHHGRFYALPQSPQTYKQLLMIAGFDRYIQIVKCFRDEDLRADRQPEFTQIDLEMSFVDEEDVYVVVEGLIRRLYQELHGLQLPERFPRFTYQEALERCGTDSPDLRYELELQEFAPFVERSDFNTFKEVLAEGGRLKALAVPGGADYSRKDIDGLTNLVTEYHRAKGLAWMKAAGSGLEGGIAKFFPADLQQEIITGLGLKEGDLLLMIGDREEVALPALGALREEIARRDGLIREKEVCPVWVVGFPLLEYDDEEERWVAVHHPFTAPHPDDEHLLDSDPGKVRSRGYDLVINGWEVAGGSIRNHDTRRQERVFRLLGITPEEAEEKFGFLLRALRYGAPPHGGIAFGFDRLVMVLVGATQIRDVIAFPKTTSALSLMDGAPARVTDEQLKELGLSLSGKKGTEAE